A portion of the Sulfurospirillum diekertiae genome contains these proteins:
- a CDS encoding carbon-nitrogen hydrolase, with protein sequence MKVGLIQHAVESTKEKTIQRTVSLIQTAAIEGAQLVVLQELHQDRYFCINEDVACFDLASSWEADIAFWSNVAKENNVVLVTSLFEKRSAGLYHNTAVVFEKDGTIAGKYRKMHIPDDPGFYEKFYFTPGDTGYSPIQTSVGKLGLLVCWDQWYPEAARLMALKGADMLIYPTAIGWFDEDMEDEQRRQCDAWETIQRGHAIANGLPVISVNRVGKEEDNHGVLDGIRFWGNSFVAGPQGEIIARASHDEEEILIVDVDLARGEHVRRIWPFLRDRRIETYGDLTKRFID encoded by the coding sequence ATGAAAGTCGGACTCATCCAACATGCCGTCGAAAGTACCAAAGAAAAAACCATTCAAAGAACCGTTTCGCTCATCCAAACAGCAGCCATTGAAGGAGCACAGCTCGTCGTACTGCAAGAGCTTCACCAAGATCGCTACTTTTGCATTAACGAAGATGTTGCTTGTTTTGACCTTGCAAGTTCGTGGGAAGCTGACATCGCTTTTTGGTCAAATGTCGCTAAAGAGAACAATGTTGTTTTAGTCACCTCTCTTTTTGAAAAGCGTTCCGCTGGTCTTTATCATAACACCGCCGTTGTCTTTGAAAAAGATGGTACGATCGCAGGGAAATACCGCAAAATGCACATCCCTGATGACCCAGGCTTTTACGAGAAATTTTACTTCACTCCAGGCGATACAGGTTACTCCCCCATTCAAACCAGTGTCGGAAAACTCGGTCTTCTCGTCTGTTGGGATCAATGGTATCCCGAAGCAGCACGTTTGATGGCGCTTAAAGGCGCTGACATGCTCATCTACCCCACAGCCATTGGTTGGTTCGATGAAGACATGGAAGATGAACAACGAAGGCAATGTGACGCATGGGAGACCATCCAAAGAGGTCACGCCATCGCCAATGGTTTACCCGTCATCAGTGTCAACCGTGTCGGCAAAGAAGAAGACAATCACGGCGTGTTAGATGGCATCCGATTTTGGGGCAACTCCTTTGTTGCAGGCCCACAAGGTGAAATCATCGCACGCGCCAGTCACGATGAAGAAGAGATACTCATCGTCGATGTGGACTTAGCCCGAGGCGAACACGTCAGACGCATCTGGCCGTTTTTACGTGACCGCAGAATTGAGACTTACGGGGATTTGACGAAACGATTTATCGACTAA
- a CDS encoding AAA family ATPase gives MELVYLWIEKYKNIKEQGFNFSLRFTCKYENDIFTIHRKEPKPITVFPENINITAIVGENGSGKSSLFKSILQSIKYPVKPTNPSGTIQPDLHIDGLIPCFLIVEIEEKLYYINNTKKDISFEDCNEIQKNKIGAYSIYVNYMLDSLKDDASETWVDNYYYRHDNYATPILLEPNKKNNQIDLNTIDYLMAQRFDWQFLTGQTHEVIRKFFHPTHVLINADTEKLKSKLKKLRVGIRFKHPIIGALTFKDALLENMTIEKLEVIFEQFVQNSEKQIDEFFNNCNYSAINKLYFVLKILLNEGLTNIPIWRQLVKMILDSNTQQDILMSLITIVDTQGMQTIYNELEDLSELTFSTKDKLRYCVRFQEIENTIQKKDIIANIEIIQKENTTQSKRLLAYPMWITKTYFEGDPTKNGKSLDKLSSGEKTYLKFLMMMAYEIEQIRTKKDDGGNKIYHTMNFFLDEVEFSMHPNWQKRLLKNIVDLLKPIDLDFNIMLASHSPFLLSDIPKENVIFLKDGKQDNPDIPQTFGANIHTLLSHGFFYERGADGRICERKKSIMPLNILIRKKLTKKEIAYCENIISIIGEPILKSTLQAMLFSKETKLEKLKRQKRRARKSYQTRKRES, from the coding sequence ATGGAACTGGTTTATTTGTGGATTGAGAAGTATAAAAATATCAAAGAACAAGGGTTTAATTTTTCACTTAGGTTTACATGTAAATACGAAAATGACATATTTACTATTCATAGAAAAGAACCTAAACCTATCACTGTTTTTCCTGAAAATATCAATATCACGGCAATTGTCGGGGAAAATGGGAGTGGAAAGAGTAGTTTATTTAAAAGTATCCTTCAATCTATTAAGTATCCTGTTAAACCAACTAATCCATCTGGTACAATTCAACCTGATTTACACATTGATGGGCTAATACCATGCTTCCTTATTGTTGAAATAGAAGAAAAATTATACTATATAAATAACACTAAAAAAGATATATCTTTTGAGGATTGTAATGAAATTCAAAAGAATAAGATAGGAGCTTATTCTATTTATGTGAATTATATGCTAGATTCTTTAAAAGATGATGCTAGCGAAACGTGGGTTGATAATTACTACTATCGACACGATAATTACGCTACACCTATTTTACTAGAACCAAATAAGAAGAATAATCAAATAGACTTAAACACTATAGACTATCTGATGGCACAACGGTTTGATTGGCAATTTTTAACAGGTCAAACGCATGAAGTAATTCGAAAGTTTTTCCATCCAACACATGTATTAATTAATGCAGATACAGAAAAATTAAAATCAAAATTGAAAAAACTTCGTGTAGGGATAAGATTTAAACATCCTATTATAGGAGCTTTAACTTTTAAGGATGCACTCCTAGAAAATATGACTATTGAAAAGTTAGAGGTAATATTCGAGCAATTTGTTCAAAATTCAGAAAAACAAATAGATGAATTTTTTAATAACTGTAATTATTCAGCCATTAATAAACTTTATTTTGTCCTTAAAATTTTATTAAATGAGGGGTTAACTAATATTCCAATTTGGAGACAGTTAGTAAAGATGATTCTAGATAGCAATACTCAACAAGATATTCTCATGTCATTGATCACTATTGTAGACACACAAGGAATGCAAACAATATATAATGAACTCGAAGATCTTTCGGAATTAACATTTTCAACAAAAGATAAATTGCGCTATTGCGTACGTTTTCAAGAAATAGAAAATACTATTCAAAAAAAAGACATAATAGCTAATATAGAAATCATTCAAAAAGAAAATACAACTCAAAGTAAAAGGCTTTTAGCATATCCTATGTGGATAACAAAAACTTATTTTGAAGGTGATCCAACGAAAAATGGGAAATCCTTAGACAAATTAAGTAGCGGGGAAAAAACTTATCTAAAATTTTTGATGATGATGGCATATGAAATAGAACAAATTCGAACCAAAAAAGATGATGGAGGAAATAAAATCTACCATACTATGAATTTCTTTTTAGATGAAGTTGAATTTTCGATGCATCCAAATTGGCAAAAAAGGTTATTGAAAAATATTGTTGATTTATTAAAGCCTATAGATTTAGACTTTAATATCATGCTAGCATCACATTCTCCATTTTTGCTTTCAGATATTCCAAAAGAAAATGTAATATTTTTAAAAGATGGCAAACAAGATAATCCAGATATACCACAAACTTTTGGAGCAAATATTCACACTCTACTCTCTCATGGTTTTTTTTATGAAAGAGGGGCTGATGGGCGAATTTGCGAAAGAAAAAAATCAATAATGCCATTAAATATCTTGATAAGAAAAAAACTTACAAAGAAAGAAATAGCTTATTGTGAAAACATTATCTCAATTATCGGAGAACCCATTTTAAAATCAACACTTCAAGCTATGTTATTTTCCAAAGAAACAAAATTAGAGAAGCTAAAACGACAAAAAAGAAGAGCTAGAAAAAGCTATCAAACTAGAAAAAGAGAAAGCTAA